The sequence GTTTTATGGACAGAAGTAGTACCACTGGGACAGCAGGGTATAGCCTCAAGGTCTCTGTTAATGTTGCATGAAGATAATGCATTTTATCGAGGACTTCTTCTGTGATACTTGCTACAAAATCATCCACACTTCCATTATCATTAATGTTATTACCAATAACTTCTCTTATTTCCTCAACAATCTTTATTTGGATCAAGGGGTTCTTGCAAAGCACATAGAAAAACCATGAAAGAGTATTAGCAGTACTATCTTTGCCAGCAAGCATAAAATTCAGTATAATATCTCTGAGATACCGATCAGTCATTTTCTCTGGATCCTTCTTGCTCTCTACTAGAAACCTTGAGAGTATGTCCTCCTTATCCATCTTGCAGAACAGAAAGAACGTTAATAATCATGTTAGACAAGATTCTAAAATAGCTTTAGAAGATGGAAATGCTTCATTTCTAGCTTTCCAAACATTTTAATAACTAAGACTTACAGAATCTTGTTTCATTTCTAGCTGTTTGCGCCTTGTTCTAATCAATTTATCAACGAATTCTTGGATGAACTTGATGTTCTTTTTCAGAAGAAATTCAGATCCGATGTTGAAGTATCTCTTAAGCTTCCAGAATGGATCGACATAACGCCAATATGACATTGCATTTGAATCATCAAAGGCCTTGATGAATTCGTTATCATCTCCACTTGATCCGTCCAGGCAGTTCAGATCAACTCCAAACCCAACTTTGAATATTGATTCCAGGGAGCATCTCATTAGCAGTTCCTACGAGTATGCTGACATATTTTAGTgataaaaattggctaatgatatAACCTGGAAATTCATAAAGTTCTTCAATGACTTACTTGCATATCAAAAACTTGGTTGGCAAGAGAGAACTCAGAAACCTTGCTGACCATTTTGGCTGCTCCTTTTCTGAAAACTTTGCAGCTAAAGTCTCTCAATACTCTAGCTGAGAACTCAAAACTTGCAAGTTTCCTCTGCTGCTTCCATTTCTCACCATCCACCGCGAAAATCCCTTCACCAAACAAATCCATTATAACCTCTTGATTTCGCTTTCCTTTAGAGTACTTACTAAAGTTTGTCTTGAGAATGTGCTCAATATTTCTTGAATCAGTGGTATATATTTCACTCTGCTCCGGCGCCAGAAGCCGGAAAGTAGGGGTCTTTTTAGCCAATTCTGTTTGATAATCATAGATTATGTTGAAGTATAAGAGCTGATGGAACACATTCCCTTCCACTGGTGCATATTTGGGGTTTCTGATTGACTTGCCAGCATAGATCCTTACTGTTAAAACTAATATAGGAGTCACACAAATGAACAAGAGAATAGCTATGGAGATGAAAATGGTATAAAGAACATCCATTTCTTTTTTCTGATGGAGAGATGACAACCATCTCTATGCACTATATACCACACAGATGCAAAGtcaaatcaagaaaattgaTCACATATCACATAGAAAATGTATTGACAGAAACTTGAAGAATAAATAATAGAATATGTCACTGTTCCTTTGGAATATGATTTAATAATACATTTTATACTATTATAGGTTGGCCCCCCTGTGGATTTTTTAATATAGATATGGGTGTTTCATCATCACACGTAGCCTAAGGTTATTCTAGTCTGCAATTTATGCTGATTTTGCTTGCTTGTCCTCACACCAGCAATCACCATCCTTAATTCCTATGCTTATGAGTACTAATTTAACAAATGAATAACGCTGAATAGAGTGTATTGAAATATGCATGCATGAgtaatacttatttattttagcatgatttagtatttttaagttatgattattttaattatgatttattaattcataatatttattttatgcgaatttattattatcttttgttgaatattttattgtcGACATTCATCTCATATTCTGTATTCTCTTTTTAAGAAATGTCTTGTATAGTTATATTTTGATAGgagcaaaaaaaatatttggagaaAGTTACTTATATGTTTGCATCCATAATTACTTTATTGGAAAAATCCgaattttattagtttgatttgatttataaatttaacgaaatgatatcataatttgattaaaaatctgaaaaacTCGGACCTATCAATCATGTACCCCTTACTACCCATCTACGATCTATCCTATccataatattttcttagaTTATACATAAGTATTTTgagaataatatttatatttacgtGCTAAACACAAAAAGTCACTTATTTTCCGgaaagaatatatatttatataaatagtaGTAAGTAGTAATATTTAAtaacaagaaataaaataaaatgggaagaATAATCAAGAAGGAACTTGATTTTCAAGCTACCAATAGAGTTTCATTAAAGTAAATCTGGAAATAGTCAGTCCTCCATTAATCAtcctttaaaattcataaaaaataaacatttgaaGATCATATTTACCTCAAAACCAAACAGGACCTTAAGATGCAAAATTTTCCGATTCTCCATTAATACAAATTTCTCCCAAATGAGTTTTCTTAAAGACTTGGCAGAAACCCTAAGCTCGATCTTCTCTGATACTCCATCATCGCCTTCGTCTCTGAACCATCCTCAGGAGAACTCCGGTGATCGGACGATGGATGGCGTTGCCACCGGGAACGAACGGACGGCGTATAAGCTAAAAGGCTACTTTGAATTGGCCAAAGAAGAGATCGCCAAAGCTGTTAGAGCTGAAGAATGGGGCTTGGCTGATGAAGCAATTGCACATTACCATAATGCTCAAAAGATACTCGCCGAAGGCATTTCTACTCCGGTTCCTTCCTATATAGCTTCTAGGTATTCAGTTTTTCATCCTATTTCAATCGAGGCAAGAGATTTTACtgtatttgtgtattttattgTTTGATTAGAGTTATTAGAGGCTTAGTGCTACAGTATTTGAATGAAAGACTGGGACTTTGACAGAGGCAAATCCAAGAATTTAAATCAGGTGCTGCGGAGTCTACTGCAGACACTATTCTTTTTGTGACCGTGAGTGCGAACTTTCTAGAAGtgtgtatttaaaaaaaattgctcaATTACAGACGTATGGCTCAACCCAAGAGCAGGGGGGTATGATCAACCTTAGCTCATTGTTTGCTTGAACTAGTTTAAATTGAAGGTGTATAGGTTATCTAATTTGCTTAAGTGGTGATGGCGTtagggaaaataaaaaataatataatgctCAATGATTGAGTGGAACAGATATAGAAGATTATATGGTCAATCCCGACTAGTCTGGTTTGGGATCGAGGTGTATTTGATTGATTATTTGGCAGGCTGTGAAATCTGAAGAAGGAATGAAGTGCAATCACTTTTACCTCTAAAATtctattaaaatatctaaatataaCTTGTGACGTTTGATTGTCATGTCACGTTTTAGCCATTAAAAACTTCAGTGTGGCAAAATGGAGAGAATATTGCATCTGCGACTATATTTCACAATAACTATATGGTTTTGCACCATAGATAACCTGGAGAACGATGACCAGTCTGTTTCTTATATGAGTTGGCTTCTTTCTTTATCTCAGACTAACAGTGCTCACACTCTTCTTAATATGAGTTTTATGTGGATAGTTATAATTTTTCtgaattttcttttgaatattGTTACTTCTATTTGTGTGCAATTGAGCATCATATGCTTTGAACACCAAGATCCTGCAGTTCTATCGGTGTAGACTGGGTTCGTATGCCTTAAACAATTgtcaatctttttttcttttggttacAGGAGTTCCTTTGatctttcataatttatttttatttttgaagtagAATGTCGATTAGGTACATGGgatggaaaatgagttgatttccTTCACTTTACCTAGTAAATTGAACAGAAAACcttatgattaattattaaagtacTATGTGgaaataaatcattattttctgTCATATGTGCTTGGCCATCTGATGGATTATGGAGTAATTGAGCCACAACTCTCCTTGTGTTTTTTAAACAGTGAACACGAGAAGGTGAAATCATATCGTCAAAAGATATCAAAATGGCAGTCTCAAGTTTCAGACAGACTTCAGACTCTAAGTCGACGAGCAGGTTCAAAAATCTTATCTTTCTTGCATTGAGTTTTTAATCATATCTTAGTAGCAGGGAGAATAACTGAGTacatctctttcttcccttTGCCCTACTCTTGTTTCAGGTGGCACACCTTCAGTTAAGGTATGAACTGCTGTGAAGTAAGCTTGTTCCATTAGGTAGACAATTTCAGAGGTTCATTTTAAGGAAACAAATACATCTTTTCCAGCCGATGGAATGCAATTCTATTTCCTATCTCGTCCTCTTGGCACATCATAATAAATCTACTCCTCCTTAAATTTTACAACTTCAGCACAAGCTCTTGGTGCTAATGTAAAGCAATATTGTTGCTCAAAGTGGATCTTCTCTTTGATGCATCTACCTGCTGTCATTTctatattccttttttttttccagtttctTAGTTCCTCgtaattattttgttaatagAAGTAATGTGATTAGTTATTCACATGCCAGGCATTGTGAAAGAAACCATGTTTAGCTGGACTGTTAGAAGACAATAGAGAAGACGTAGGGCATGCGATATTGCTACACTAGCACTTATGTGGACCAAGTGGAGAGAGAGGAATAGAGAGAGACTTTGTACACTTAAGGAATGAACTCTGTCCCTTATATCCTTTTGGTGCCCCGATGAGGTTCCTATTTGTACAGATGAGATGACTAGTGTCATTCGTAGAAACCATTTCTGTTTATATGGTTTTCTATTTTTGGTCTACTTGTATGCAGGCATGTTTTTTGCcctttctttaattaaattcataaccTTATCGATAAAAAAAGGATAGTCCTCTTCATTTGTCACTTGAAAGGAACTAAAACACTCTCACATAAGGATTCTAAACAAGCCAAGCTTGGTTTGGTTGTGATGCAATTTGACGATAGAATGTGTTAGGACAACTTGATTTAGAAAGCTTGAACATAGCTCAATCACTTTGCCTATAAAGGGTTCAACTTCTAAGTCATATTCAATGGAGAATACTTGAATTCCCAGGGACAATACTAGAAAAGGAAGTTTATTACAAGTCATTTGGTAGACTTTAAATATGGCTgtgaaattcttttgaaattaaattatgttatcatattttcaaaaaaattatgttatcaTAGAAAGTTTTATGAGCTGAGCAAGACATTTGACACCAAGCTGGTATGGTTCATGGTACCCCTACTCCCACCGCGATGTACTTTGAATGAAGCCAGAGTTGGAGATGTTGTGAATGTTTGGGATTTAAGTTGCAAAATGGGTTAAGTATCATGTGGTCATAATGGGTTTTGGCATGTTTTTCCCAGCAGTCAGAACCACAATCCCAAAGAGTGGCTGTTTCACAATCAAGTTCGTCTGCTCGAAAAGGAGCATCTCTATCTGCACCTGCTTCAGCGAAAGTCAGCTCTGCTATGAGGGTTCCAAGTAATAGAATATCAAGCCATAAACTTTCACAGGAATCTGCCACTGCTGATGGGTCTGATCCAAAGTTGGTGGAGATGATAAATTCTGTAATTGTGGATAGAAGCCCATCTGTTAAATGGGAAGATATTGGTGAGAAGCCAAAGTTTTATCCTCTCCATTGCCTCCAACCCCTATCTAATgaattgttaaatattttaatcataaatttggtTTTCCTGCAGCTGGCCTTGAAAAGGCAAAGCAAGCTCTTTTAGAGATGGTAATTCTACCAACCAAAAGAAAGGACCTCTTCACTGGCTTGAGAAAGCCTGCTAGAGGTATTGCTTCTATACATGAATAGCATTATAACACACCCAGGAACTTTTTTCTGACAAGGTTGATGCTATTGTATTACAGGTCTACTTCTTTTTGGCCCACCAGGTACTGGAAAAACCATGCTTGCCAAAGCAGTAGCATCAGAGTCACAAGCAACATTTTTCAATGTGTCCGCTTCTTCGTTAACATCAAAGTGGGTGTGTGTCTCTTTTATTTGTGCCTTTTGATTGACTTTGTTTTGTATCATTTTGATATACAGAGCTTCACATTATGGCAGGTCGGAGAGGGTGAAAAGCTTGTCAAGACATTATTCATGGTTGCCATTTCCAGGCAGCCATCTGTAATTTTCATGGATGAGGTGAGACTTTGTGAGAAATTGTTATGTCAGTTGATGCCTCGGTTAATGTACTTAATTCAATGTTTTTTATTAGGCCTTCATTTAATCAATACAAGAAATACCTACAAAAAAAGTTAGAGTCTTTATCAATtctctttttcacttttttcttttttggtaagGTAACTTTGTATTCACACCAAAAAACAAACTCATCAAGTAACAACTGATGAGGTGGGATTTACAACCCCATAGTGCAACCTGATAACCAAAAACCCAAAAAAGAACTTTATTGTCCTATGAAGTCCACTATACTTACTACCTCCCCCACCATAtcctgtttacaccaaaaatacaGCAAACGCAGACTCTTCATCTTGATCTTCTGAATGCTGCTAGCTTGCCCGTCATGGGATCTTTCATTCCTGTCCTTCCAAAATGTCCACCAAATGCAAGCTGGAATATATTTCCACCAGTCCTCTTTTGATCTGCTTCTTCTGCTCATTCCTTCCCAGTGTTTCAGCATGTCTAAAGAAGTTCATGGCAATACCCAGCTAACTCCAAGTATACATAAGAACAGGTGCCACAGATTTACAGCTGTTTTGCAATGTAGGAATAAGTGGCTGTTAATTTCTGCCTCTTTCTCACACATATAACACCTTGAGCAAATCCGTATACCTCTTCTCTGTAACCTTTCGTGAGTTAAACATGCTTTTCTGATCACTAGCCATGAGAAACTTGACACCTTTAGTGGAATTTTGATCGTCCATATTAGCTTCCATGGCCACACCATTCTCATTCTCTGGTCATGATTCATATTCCAGTAGCAGGATTTCACTGTGAAACTCCCTTTGTTGTGCAGCTTCCATATTGGACTGTCAGGTCCTTCTGTGACACCTGGGAATCGGTTCAGCACCTGCAACAGCCCTGCTACTCTACTAATCTCCCAGTCATTGAGAGCCCTTCTGAAAATCAAGCCCCACCCTTGAGGAGTTCATATCTGTGCCACTGTAGCCATCTGTTGTagacttaaaataaatagatCCGGGAATAAGTTTTTTAAGTCCCTATCCCCTATCCAAATCTCACTCCAAAAATCAGTTTTAACCCGATCTCCAATTTTGAATGATATAATGGAGGCGAAAGAAGGTCACAGCCTTCTGATAGTTTTCCAAACAGAGCACCCAACAACACCTGTCACTTCATCAGTGATCCAATTATTTTGAAGACCATATTTACTTGAGATGAATCTTCTCCATAATGCCAAATCTTCAATACAGAACCTCCAAAGCCACTTTGTCAACAAACTAACATTCTgtactttcaatttttttatcccCATACCCCCATGTATTTTGTTGAGGATCACCTCCTCCCATTTGACTAGGTTGTACTCAAGCTTCTCTTTGTTCCCCTGCCACAAGAAGCTCTCCTTAGTTTGTTGATTTTCTTCTCTATGTTTCCTGGGATTGGGAATAGGTTCATCATGTAAGTTGGAAGGGCATCCATTACTGACTTTATGAGAGTTAATCTGCCCCCATAGATAGGTATTGCCTCTTCCATCTTGTCAGCTTTCTCTCATTTCTTTCCAACACTGCACTCCATTCTTccacttctttattttttgcacCTAGAGGCATTCCAAGATATTTAGTTGGTAAGGAATCCATTTGGCATCCTAGGTTTTCAGCAAGTATCTGTATATTGGTCACTTGGTTGACAGGTTACAAGCAACTCTTATGCCAGTTAACATGTAAACCTGAGATGCCCTCGAAAATGGTTAGGATGGCCCTCAAGTGCCTGATTTTCATTACTTCAGCTTTACAGAAAACCAAGGAATCACCTGCATATAACAGATGTGTGATATCCATAGTATTTCCCCTGTTAGCATTTGCAGGGAAGCCTCTTATCCACCCATTCTCACTTGCTCTTCTGATCATAGAATTGAGGCCTTCCATTGCTAAGATGAATAGGAAGGGTGATAACGGATCACCTTGCCTTAAACATCTTTGTGATTGGAAGAAACCTTCTGGACTAGCGGTGATGATAAGAGAGAATTTCACGGTAGATATACAAGTTTTGATCCAGTTTGTCCATTTGTTCCCAAAACCCTTGTGTCTCAGAATTTTTAGAAGGAATGACCAATTGACATGGTCATATGCCTTTTCAATATCAAGTTTACATAGGACTCCAACTAGCTTCTGCTTCACCCTACTGTCCACCAATTCATTGGCCAATAATGCTGCATCCATAATCTCTCTTCCTTTCAAGAATGCCATTTGGTGTTCATCTACCAATTCCCCCATGATAGTCTTCATTCTTTCTGTAAGGAGCTTGGCTATGATTTTGTATACTCCACCAATCAAACTTATTGGTCTGAAGTCCTTCAACTCTTCTGCTCCATATTTCTTGGGAATTAGTGCTATAAAAGTGACGTTGAAAGATTTCTCAAACATTTCGTTCTGATGGAAATTTTGGATTGTTTGCATCAAATCATCAAGGTTGCCCGACAAACTTTGAAGAAACTCATGGTGTAGCCATCAGGCCCCGGGGCCTTATCCCCATCACATTGTTTGATAATATTTAGCACTTCTTCTTCAGTGAAAGGCCTTTCTAGCCAATCTTGTTCCTCCTGGAGTTTCTTGGACAGTTAACATAGTCAAAAGAGGGTCTCCACATCTCAGGTTCAGTATAGAGTTTCCTGTAGAACTCAATCATAGTAACCTTGATAGCTTCTTCATCTTTAACTTCCTCCCCGTTGATTATCAATCTATCAATGTTATTGTATCGCTTGTGGGATGTTGCCATTCTCTGGAAAAATCTAGTGTTATTATCCCCTTGTTTTAGACAGAGAACACGGGACTTTTGCCTCCATCTAGATTCCTCTTTTTTTGCCAAATCCTCCAACTCCACCAGAACTGCTGCCCTCACCAGTAGTTCATCCACATATAAAGTTCTAGTGTTTAGAGCTAGATCAATATCAGCTAATTCTTTGAGAAGACTATCCTTCCTGTTGCATAACTTCCCACGCACTGATTTGCTCCAATCTTTAAGCTTTTGCTTCAACATTTTTAGCTTCACACTGAGCTTGTAGTCAGGGCAGCCCTCCACTTCAAATTCGTTCCACCAACTATGGACAAGCCCCTCAAAACCATCAACATTGAGCCACCAGTTCTCAAACTTGAAGTATGACTTCCTGTGTTCCCAGTCTCCACATTGCAACATGATAGGGCAGTGGTCAGAAGTCACTCTTGGCATGATCAATTGTCTGATATTCCCGAAAGCTTCTTCCCATTCCGTTGAGTACATAAACCTGTTTAGTCTGGCAGCACTATGGTGATTAGCACCCCTGAACCATGTGAAAATCCCTTCATTTAGGTGAGGGTCGTGTAATTCCATTTCTTCAATCCAGTTGGAAAAATACGATATCACATTTGTGATCCGGTTGCATCCTCTTCTTCACTTACATCAGGGCCattcttcaaataaatattgGAAATAGGGCAATAGTTCTCTTCACACTTATCCCATCTCAGCTTTCAttgaaaatatcatcaataaaatgaTCAAACACTGGTCGCTTCTCCTTTCCACTCTCTTCAAActgaggaagaagaaagaaagaccGAGTCTTGCAGATCTGCTGCTTCAGATTCATTGAGCTGGGTGCTGACTTCTCTAAAtctaaaaaggagaaaaaactaTTACATTTGTATCTGATGAGTTAACTGGAGAGAAACCCGAATTTAATGACGAATTGTCTTTTATCAAGTTTTGTTGCCGCCTTGCCGGTTTCCGAAGTATAATGAACTCAGCACATCTATCAGCAAGTGAAGCTTTCTTGGTCAAGTCTTTGATAGACAGACCTCTGTAGGATTTGCAATGTGATTTTGAGAAGTAATTAGCTATTCTCTCACTTTCACCTTTGATATTTGCGTAATAtgtctttttctttattatgtatatgaagtCTCTtgcataacttttttttattctgtGTATGAAGTCTCTTATGATTCTTGCAGATACTCTAGTCAAAAACACgtgcatttttttttctcttaccttatccaaaacaaaaaaacaatcaatactttttcttttggacTTTGCTTAAAATTACATATCTGTCACTAGGCTTGCTTGGGTCTTTCATTGGTAAAGACATCTGAATGGTGCATCAGTCACTTATTGGTAGCAAAACTTACTTTCAGATTATCTTTGTGGTTAACAGATAGATAGTATTATGTCAACTAGGACTACCAATGAGAATGAAGCAAGCAGAAGGTTGAAGTCAGAGTTTCTAGTTCAGTTTGATGGGGTGACATCAAATTCCCATGGCCTGGTAATTGTAATTGGTAAGCTTCATGCTCAATATGAGCTATTATTTTAGTTATGGTGTCTCAAACAGATAGCTGTTCCTGCTAACTGATGCTCATGCCGTAGTGTTTTCTGAGTGTAATCATCTGTCAAAAGATCACTTTCTTCTTCTCTAAGTGGTCATATACGAACATCTCGTAGTTATCTTCGAGCAAGTTAATTCCTACAAGTCAACATATAAAGGAAATACCACAAAAGCGCCAAATTTTATGGTGACACCATTAAAGTGCCACTGCAAAGGAAATCTTCTGAGGGATATACTGTCTATGACGATAAACTATcagaaaaagatataaaaaagaAACTTGTGACCTAAAACTTGTAAGAATGTAATTTATATAATCAAGTCTGTCAACAACttgtcatcaaaaaaaaatttcaagtctcTCAACTTATTCCAAACTATCAGAAAACATAAAGAACCTAATGACCTAGTATGTTTAAGACATCATGCTTTATCTTGACACTGCAAAGATGTGAACTTCTGGTATTTCACATACATCAAGGAAGAGCCATTTTTTCCAAACCTTTTCTAGTCTGAAACTCCAGTATGCTAGGATTTTAAATGTCAAATGCTTCTGATGCAGTGACTTCTAGAGTGGCCCTCTATAATTTCCATTGGTAATCAGTTTAACTAAACCCCTCGTGCCCATGGAAATTCGAGAACTATAGATTTTCATGATTGTTGAGCATATGTTATCAGTTACAGAGGTTGATCTTTTTGGTCCTTGTATTCTCTAGCTACTGTGACTGAGCTGTCTGCCTATGCTAATGCAGGTGCTACAAATAAGCCACAAGAGTTGGATGACGCTGTTCTAAGGAGATTGGTAAGTGCTGTCACTTGATCATAATGCAATTTGTCTCTGAGAACATAGTTATGTTTCATCATTGGCTTGCttgaacatgtttttttttttggccaaaaGCATCCCTAAACTATACCCTcaacttaaactacatccttaaatTATCCTTCTTAACAGAAAACATCACCCAAGTATTTAAAACTTAACCACTTTCATCCTTGCGTTAAAATTTTTGTCAAATAATTAATGGATTTTACACAAAAACATGTGCAGGTCACTCTGCTCTCAATAAAACTTTTCCCATAATTTCATTATCCTTTatcaaacccccccccccccaaaaaaaaaaaaaagaaaaagaaattttttttgagaccCTTATTTGCTGGAAAGAAATGAAGTTAGGATGGTGTTGCAAAGTTAGATGTATCACGGAACGAAGAGGCTTTTTTTAATCTTTGCTGATTTAGGGAGTTTTGCGAGAGTAGTATGAATTACAcatatttttgtatgaattcAGTTAATTCtttgttaaattttaacaaaaggATGAAAGTTGTCAAGTTTAAAATACTTGAAGGATGTTTGTTGTTAAGAATAATCATTTAAGGATGTAATTTAAGTTTGGGGGTATAGTTTAAGaatgtttttggccaaaaactcgACACAAGTGGATGGGCATAAATATAATGGATATACAACTATATTTCACCGCTACATGTTTGAGTTTTCTCTTGAAAAATTCCACCTTTACTTGGTTAAAAAAAATCTCTGGTGTAAGTAGTTACATAGGCCCATCTTCTCTAACGAGTCATTAGAAAACCCAATTAATTCTTCATGAAAGAAAAACCCGATTAACATTTTCAGTTCTCACTTTGATATCCTTGCAGCATCTTACTTGGAAATTCAAATTTGGACTGTTGGAATACGCGTGTTGCATtactaaaatacttttggctCTAGAAATTAAGTGAATGATCTGAATCTGACCAGCAGCTTATAATTAGAAGAGAAATTAGTAGAGAAACTAAATTGTAAATTGCATCACAAGCTGTcccttattttaaaaattggttTCCTTTCCTTGTCTCTGATTACAGAAGCTTAATTAGTATGTTACTGGAGAGT comes from Solanum pennellii chromosome 1, SPENNV200 and encodes:
- the LOC107008505 gene encoding cytochrome P450 704C1-like isoform X3 is translated as MDVLYTIFISIAILLFICVTPILVLTVRIYAGKSIRNPKYAPVEGNVFHQLLYFNIIYDYQTELAKKTPTFRLLAPEQSEIYTTDSRNIEHILKTNFSKYSKGKRNQEVIMDLFGEGIFAVDGEKWKQQRKLASFEFSARVLRDFSCKVFRKGAAKMVSKVSEFSLANQVFDMQELLMRCSLESIFKVGFGVDLNCLDGSSGDDNEFIKAFDDSNAMSYWRYVDPFWKLKRYFNIGSEFLLKKNIKFIQEFVDKLIRTRRKQLEMKQDSMDKEDILSRFLVESKKDPEKMTDRYLRDIILNFMLAGKDSTANTLSWFFYVLCKNPLIQIKIVEEIREVIGNNINDNGSVDDFVASITEEVLDKMHYLHATLTETLRLYPAVPVDGRCADADDVLPDGFHIKKGDGVYYMSYAMGRMPYVWGNDAEDFRPERWLKDGIFQPESPFKFIAFHAGPRLCLGKDFAYRQMKILSMALLHFFRFKLSNDTKEVTYRTMFTLHIKEGLQVNYSNR
- the LOC107008505 gene encoding cytochrome P450 704C1-like isoform X2 → MDVLYTIFISIAILLFICVTPILVLTVRIYAGKSIRNPKYAPVEGNVFHQLLYFNIIYDYQTELAKKTPTFRLLAPEQSEIYTTDSRNIEHILKTNFSKYSKGKRNQEVIMDLFGEGIFAVDGEKWKQQRKLASFEFSARVLRDFSCKVFRKGAAKMVSKVSEFSLANQVFDMQELLMRCSLESIFKVGFGVDLNCLDGSSGDDNEFIKAFDDSNAMSYWRYVDPFWKLKRYFNIGSEFLLKKNIKFIQEFVDKLIRTRRKQLEMKQDSMDKEDILSRFLVESKKDPEKMTDRYLRDIILNFMLAGKDSTANTLSWFFYVLCKNPLIQIKIVEEIREVIGNNINDNGSVDDFVASITEEVLDKMHYLHATLTETLRLYPAVPVDGRCADADDVLPDGFHIKKGDGVYYMSYAMGRMPYVWGNDAEDFRPERWLKDGIFQPESPFKFIAFHAGPRLCLGKDFAYRQMKILSMALLHFFRFKLSNDTKEVTYRTMFTLHIKEGLQVRAVPRRGLIEA
- the LOC107008505 gene encoding cytochrome P450 704C1-like isoform X1, with amino-acid sequence MDVLYTIFISIAILLFICVTPILVLTVRIYAGKSIRNPKYAPVEGNVFHQLLYFNIIYDYQTELAKKTPTFRLLAPEQSEIYTTDSRNIEHILKTNFSKYSKGKRNQEVIMDLFGEGIFAVDGEKWKQQRKLASFEFSARVLRDFSCKVFRKGAAKMVSKVSEFSLANQVFDMQELLMRCSLESIFKVGFGVDLNCLDGSSGDDNEFIKAFDDSNAMSYWRYVDPFWKLKRYFNIGSEFLLKKNIKFIQEFVDKLIRTRRKQLEMKQDSMDKEDILSRFLVESKKDPEKMTDRYLRDIILNFMLAGKDSTANTLSWFFYVLCKNPLIQIKIVEEIREVIGNNINDNGSVDDFVASITEEVLDKMHYLHATLTETLRLYPAVPVDGRCADADDVLPDGFHIKKGDGVYYMSYAMGRMPYVWGNDAEDFRPERWLKDGIFQPESPFKFIAFHFVLEWVRVPHWLGNGHMVCLYGLGKSSPYGLARFSRELIKDLTKGCWDLCKSVTVKIVIYFGLKNLYILLACIEYHLQLGLEYHKGYCYIFHDTGASSYYHFCNSLVY
- the LOC107008393 gene encoding spastin isoform X2, whose protein sequence is MSFLKDLAETLSSIFSDTPSSPSSLNHPQENSGDRTMDGVATGNERTAYKLKGYFELAKEEIAKAVRAEEWGLADEAIAHYHNAQKILAEGISTPVPSYIASSEHEKVKSYRQKISKWQSQVSDRLQTLSRRAGGTPSVKSEPQSQRVAVSQSSSSARKGASLSAPASAKVSSAMRVPSNRISSHKLSQESATADGSDPKLVEMINSVIVDRSPSVKWEDIAGLEKAKQALLEMVILPTKRKDLFTGLRKPARGLLLFGPPGTGKTMLAKAVASESQATFFNVSASSLTSKWVGEGEKLVKTLFMVAISRQPSVIFMDEIDSIMSTRTTNENEASRRLKSEFLVQFDGVTSNSHGLVIVIGATNKPQELDDAVLRRLVKRIYIPLPDASVRRQLLKHRLKGKAFSLPDGDLERLVRDTEGSSSEIYISTGYSGSDLQALCEEAAMMPIRELGANILSVQANQVRGLRYGDFQKAMTVIRPSLQKSKWEELEKWNQEFGAN
- the LOC107008393 gene encoding spastin isoform X1, with translation MSFLKDLAETLSSIFSDTPSSPSSLNHPQENSGDRTMDGVATGNERTAYKLKGYFELAKEEIAKAVRAEEWGLADEAIAHYHNAQKILAEGISTPVPSYIASSEHEKVKSYRQKISKWQSQVSDRLQTLSRRAGGTPSVKQSEPQSQRVAVSQSSSSARKGASLSAPASAKVSSAMRVPSNRISSHKLSQESATADGSDPKLVEMINSVIVDRSPSVKWEDIAGLEKAKQALLEMVILPTKRKDLFTGLRKPARGLLLFGPPGTGKTMLAKAVASESQATFFNVSASSLTSKWVGEGEKLVKTLFMVAISRQPSVIFMDEIDSIMSTRTTNENEASRRLKSEFLVQFDGVTSNSHGLVIVIGATNKPQELDDAVLRRLVKRIYIPLPDASVRRQLLKHRLKGKAFSLPDGDLERLVRDTEGSSSEIYISTGYSGSDLQALCEEAAMMPIRELGANILSVQANQVRGLRYGDFQKAMTVIRPSLQKSKWEELEKWNQEFGAN
- the LOC107008393 gene encoding spastin isoform X3, with product MSFLKDLAETLSSIFSDTPSSPSSLNHPQENSGDRTMDGVATGNERTAYKLKGYFELAKEEIAKAVRAEEWGLADEAIAHYHNAQKILAEGISTPVPSYIASSEHEKVKSYRQKISKWQSQVSDRLQTLSRRAGGTPSVKQSEPQSQRVAVSQSSSSARKGASLSAPASAKVSSAMRVPSNRISSHKLSQESATADGSDPKLVEMINSVIVDRSPSVKWEDIAGLEKAKQALLEMVILPTKRKDLFTGLRKPARGLLLFGPPGTGKTMLAKAVASESQATFFNVSASSLTSKWVGEGEKLVKTLFMVAISRQPSVIFMDEIDSIMSTRTTNENEASRRLKSEFLVQFDGVTSNSHGLVIVIGATNKPQELDDAVLRRLVKRIYIPLPDASVRRQLLKHRLKGKAFSLPDGDLERLVRDTEGYSGSDLQALCEEAAMMPIRELGANILSVQANQVRGLRYGDFQKAMTVIRPSLQKSKWEELEKWNQEFGAN